A window from Myripristis murdjan chromosome 11, fMyrMur1.1, whole genome shotgun sequence encodes these proteins:
- the stx12 gene encoding syntaxin-12: MSYGKADSYRSMPRDFSTLIQTCSSNIQKITQNTAQIKNMVNQLGTRQDTSELQDRLQQIQHYTNQLAKDTNKHLKELGSIPLPSSPSEQRQQKIQRERLMNDFSAALNNFQAVQRRAAEKEKESVARARAGSRLSTEDAARDEQLVSFDNQDDWGQMTAQTEEAAITEEDLELIKERETNIRQLESDIMDVNQIFKDLAVMIHDQGEMIDSIEANVESAEVHVERGTEQLQRAAYYQQKSRKKMCILAIVVSIVLVVLGIIIWQAAK, translated from the exons ATGTCTTATGGCAAAGCAGACAGCTATCGCTCCATGCCACGGGATTTTAGCACCCTGATACAGACATGCAGCTCCAACatccagaaaatcacacaaaaca CTGCCCAGATCAAGAACATGGTGAATCAGCTGGGTACCAGACAGGACACCAGTGAACTTCAGGATCGACT gcagCAAATACAACATTACACCAACCAACTTGCAAAAGATACCAACAAACACCTGAAAGAATTGGGCTCAATTCCTTTGCCTTCATCACCCTCAGAGCAA AGGCAGCAGAAGATCCAGAGGGAGCGGCTGATGAATGACTTCTCAGCAGCTCTCAACAACTTCCAGGCAGTCCAGCGTCgtgcagcagagaaagaaaaggagtcAGTAGCCAGAGCGAGAGCTGGATCCCGCCTGTCG ACTGAAGATGCTGCCCGTGATGAACAGCTTGTTTCTTTCGATAA CCAAGATGACTGGGGTCAGATGACCGCCCAGACAGAGGAGGCTGCTATCACAGAGGAAGACCTGGAGCTCATcaaggagagagaaacaaacattaGGCAGCTGGAG TCGGACATCATGGATGTAAACCAGATCTTCAAGGATTTAGCAGTGATGATCCACGATCAGGGAGAGATGATTG ATAGCATTGAGGCAAATGTGGAGAGCGCTGAGGTTCATGTAGAACGAGGAACAGAGCAGCTTCAGAGAGCAGCCTACTATCAG CAAAAGTCCCGGAAGAAGATGTGCATCCTAGCAATAGTTGTGTCCATTGTGCTTGTTGTACTTGGCATCATCATTTGGCAAGCGGCTAAATGA